The Tachyglossus aculeatus isolate mTacAcu1 chromosome 4, mTacAcu1.pri, whole genome shotgun sequence genome contains a region encoding:
- the BRINP1 gene encoding BMP/retinoic acid-inducible neural-specific protein 1 — protein sequence MNWRFVEFIYFLFIWDHITVQPSYQEPTVTDQHDSKEFDWLISDRGPFHHSRSYLSFVERHRQGFTTRYKIYREFARWKVRNTAIERRDLLRNPVPLMPEFQRSIRLLGRRPTTQQFIDTIIKKYGTHILISATLGGEEALTMYMDKSRLDRKSGNATQSVEALHQLASSYFVDRDGTMKRLHEIQISTGAIKVTETRTGPLGCNSYDNLDSVSSVLLQSTESKLHLQGLQIIFPQYLQEKFVQSALSYIMCNGEGEYVCHNSQCRCQCAEEFPQCNCPITDIQIMEYTLANMAKSWTEAYKDLENSDEFKSFMKRLPNNHFLTIGSIHQHWGNDWDLQNRYKLLQSSMEAHRQKIQRTARKLFGLSVRCRHNPNHQLPRERTIQQWLTRVQSLLYCNENGFWGTFLESQRSCVCHGSTSLCQRPIPCIIGGNNSCAMCSLANISLCGSCNKGYKLYRGRCEPQNVDSERSEQFISFETDLDFQDLELKYLLQKMDSRLYVHTTFISNEIRLDTFFDPRWRKRMSLTLKSNKNRMDFIHMVIGISMRICQMRNSSLDPMFFVYVNPFSGSHSEGWNMPFGEFGYPRWEKTRLQNSQCYNWTLLLGNRWKTFFETVHIYLRSRTRLPSLLRNETGQGPVDLSDPAKRQFYIKISDVQVFGYSLRFNADLLRSAVQQVNQSYTQGGQFYSSSSVMLLLLDIRDRINRLAPPVAPGKPQLDLFSCMLKHRLKLTNSEIIRVNHALDLYNTEILKQSDQMTAKLC from the exons GGAGTTTGCCCGTTGGAAGGTGAGGAACACAGCCATCGAGCGGAGAGATCTGCTCCGCAACCCAGTGCCACTGATGCCTGAGTTTCAGAGAAGCATCAGACTCCTTGGGAGGCGACCCACGACTCAGCAGTTCATCGATACCATCATTAAAAAGTACGGCACCCACATCCTCATCTCTGCTACCTTGGGAG GAGAGGAGGCCTTGACCATGTACATGGACAAAAGTCGACTCGACAGGAAGTCAGGGAATGCTACGCAGAGCGTGGAGGCCTTGCATCAACTTGCATCCTCCTACTTCGTTGATCGTGATGGCACCATGAAGCGACTCCATGAGATCCAGATCTCTACTGGAGCTATCAAG GTAACAGAAACACGCACTGGCCCTTTAGGCTGCAACAGCTATGACAATCTGGACTCTGTGAGTTCTGTCCTTCTACAAAGCACCGAAAGCAAGCTCCATCTCCaag GTCTCCAGATCATCTTCCCTCAGTATCTGCAAGAGAAATTTGTCCAGTCGGCCTTGAGTTATATTATgtgcaatggggagggagagtacgTGTGCCACAACAGCCAGTGCCGATGTCAGTGTGCGGAGGAATTCCCACAATGCAACTGTCCCATCACTGACATCCAGATCATGGAGTACACCTTGGCCAATATGGCCAAGTCTTGGACTGAAGCTTATAAAGACCTGGAAAATTCAG ATGAGTTTAAATCGTTCATGAAAAGGCTACCTAACAATCACTTTCTGACCATTGGGAGCATCCATCAGCACTGGGGAAATGACTGGGACCTGCAGAACCGCTACAAGCTTCTCCAGAGCTCCATGGAAGCTCATCGTCAGAAGATCCAACGCACTGCCCGGAAACTCTTCGGCCTCAGTGTCCGCTGTCGACACAATCCCAACCACCAGCTGCCTAGAGAAAG GACGATCCAGCAGTGGCTTACCCGGGTCCAGTCCCTGCTCTACTGCAATGAGAATGGCTTTTGGGGCACCTTTTTGGAGAGCCAGAGAAGCTGCGTGTGCCATGGCAGCACCAGCCTGTGCCAGCGGCCCATCCCCTGCATCATCGGGGGCAACAACAGCTGCGCCATGTGCAGCCTGGCCAACATCTCTCTCTGCGGCTCCTGCAATAAGGGCTACAAGCTGTACCGGGGCCGCTGCGAGCCACAGAATGTGGACTCGGAGCGCAGCGAGCAGTTCATCAGCTTCGAGACGGACTTGGATTTCCAGGACCTGGAGCTGAAGTACTTGCTGCAGAAGATGGACTCTCGCCTCTATGTGCACACCACCTTCATCAGCAATGAGATCCGGCTAGACACCTTCTTCGACCCCCGGTGGCGCAAGCGCATGTCGCTGACCCTGAAGAGCAACAAGAACCGCATGGACTTCATCCACATGGTGATCGGCATCTCCATGCGCATCTGCCAGATGCGCAACAGCAGCCTGGACCCCATGTTCTTTGTCTACGTCAACCCCTTCAGCGGGAGCCATTCGGAAGGCTGGAACATGCCCTTCGGGGAGTTCGGCTACCCGCGTTGGGAGAAGACCCGCCTCCAGAACAGCCAGTGCTACAACTGGACCCTGCTCCTGGGGAACCGGTGGAAAACGTTTTTCGAGACTGTCCACATCTACCTACGCAGCCGGACACGGCTGCCCTCCCTGCTGAGGAATGAGACCGGCCAGGGGCCCGTGGACCTGTCGGATCCTGCCAAGAGGCAGTTTTACATCAAGATCTCAGATGTGCAGGTCTTCGGGTACAGCCTGCGGTTCAACGCTGACCTCCTGCGGAGCGCCGTCCAGCAGGTCAACCAGTCGTACACCCAAGGCGGGCAGTTCTACTCCTCGTCCTCGGTGATGCTGTTGTTGCTGGATATTCGGGACCGAATCAATAGACTGGCACCCCCTGTGGCCCCGGGCAAGCCCCAGCTGGACTTGTTCTCCTGTATGCTCAAACACCGCCTGAAACTGACCAACAGCGAGATCATCCGGGTCAACCATGCCCTGGATCTCTACAATACTGAGATCCTCAAACAGTCTGACCAGATGACAGCCAAACTCTGTTAA